In Kineococcus sp. NBC_00420, a single genomic region encodes these proteins:
- a CDS encoding dTDP-4-dehydrorhamnose 3,5-epimerase family protein translates to MKIQTTHIEGVAIIDLEERADDRGFFARSFCRDEFLEAGLNPAVEQCNLSFNHKAGTLRGMHTQVDPAPEAKLVRCTAGAIQDIIVDLRPDSPTRFQHVAVELSAANRRALYVPEYFAHGYLTLTDGAEVTYQVSQSYTPGTERGLRFDDPELALPWVRDVAVISDKDASWTLLADGAVLS, encoded by the coding sequence GTGAAGATCCAGACCACGCACATCGAGGGCGTCGCGATCATCGACCTCGAGGAGCGCGCGGACGACCGCGGGTTCTTCGCCCGGTCCTTCTGCCGCGACGAGTTCCTCGAAGCCGGCCTGAACCCGGCCGTCGAGCAGTGCAACCTGTCCTTCAACCACAAGGCCGGGACGCTGCGCGGGATGCACACCCAGGTCGACCCGGCCCCGGAGGCGAAGCTGGTGCGCTGCACCGCCGGCGCCATCCAGGACATCATCGTCGACCTGCGCCCGGACTCCCCGACGCGGTTCCAGCACGTCGCGGTGGAGCTCTCCGCCGCGAACCGTCGTGCGCTCTACGTCCCGGAGTACTTCGCCCACGGGTACCTCACGCTGACCGACGGCGCCGAGGTCACCTACCAGGTGAGCCAGAGCTACACCCCGGGCACCGAACGCGGTCTGCGCTTCGACGACCCCGAGCTCGCCCTGCCCTGGGTGCGCGACGTGGCCGTCATCAGCGACAAGGACGCGTCCTGGACGCTGCTCGCGGACGGGGCGGTGCTCTCTTGA
- a CDS encoding NAD(P)H-dependent oxidoreductase — translation MIIVDKALQQRQAEGRPIRVALVGAGFMGRGFVNQVVNSVPGMELVAIANRTVSKARDAYEQAGVTGVVEADDAAAVDRAISAGKPVVSGSYEAVVDAGQVEAVVEATGNTEYGAHVVVRAIEAGKHIVLLNAEVDGTAGLALRTRAEKAGVIYTGCDGDQPGVQMNLIRFVRSIGVTPLVSGNIKGLQDEYRNPTTQEGFAKQWGQDPYMVTSFADGTKVSFEQALVANAAGFSIEKRGMRGADHRGHVDELTTMYDVEALKELGGVVDYVVGSKPGPGVYVLGTHDDPKQQHYLNLYKLGTGPLYSFYTPYHLCHFEVPLTVARAVLFADATIVPGDEVKVEVVTTAKTDLAAGREIDRLGGYDTYGVAETYAATKAQNLLPMGVAEGCVLKNDVKKDQVLTYDDVILPEGRLIDALRAEQAALLGS, via the coding sequence TTGATCATCGTCGACAAGGCGCTCCAGCAGCGCCAGGCCGAGGGGCGCCCCATCCGGGTCGCGCTCGTCGGTGCCGGGTTCATGGGCCGCGGCTTCGTCAACCAGGTCGTGAACTCCGTGCCGGGCATGGAACTCGTCGCGATCGCCAACCGGACCGTGTCGAAGGCCCGTGACGCCTACGAGCAGGCCGGGGTCACCGGCGTGGTCGAGGCCGACGACGCCGCCGCCGTGGACCGGGCCATCTCCGCCGGGAAGCCCGTCGTGTCGGGTTCCTACGAGGCCGTCGTCGACGCGGGCCAGGTCGAGGCCGTCGTCGAGGCGACCGGGAACACCGAGTACGGCGCGCACGTCGTCGTCCGCGCGATCGAGGCGGGAAAGCACATCGTCCTGCTCAACGCCGAGGTCGACGGGACCGCCGGCCTCGCGCTGCGCACCCGCGCCGAGAAGGCCGGGGTCATCTACACCGGCTGCGACGGCGACCAGCCCGGCGTCCAGATGAACCTCATCCGCTTCGTGCGCTCCATCGGCGTCACGCCGCTGGTGTCGGGGAACATCAAGGGTCTGCAGGACGAGTACCGCAACCCCACCACCCAGGAGGGGTTCGCCAAGCAGTGGGGTCAGGACCCCTACATGGTGACGAGCTTCGCCGACGGCACGAAGGTGTCGTTCGAGCAGGCGCTGGTCGCCAACGCGGCGGGGTTCTCGATCGAGAAGCGCGGCATGCGCGGGGCCGACCACCGCGGTCACGTCGACGAGCTGACGACCATGTACGACGTGGAGGCGCTGAAGGAACTCGGCGGCGTCGTCGACTACGTCGTGGGTTCCAAGCCGGGCCCCGGGGTCTACGTCCTCGGCACCCACGACGACCCGAAGCAGCAGCACTACCTGAACCTGTACAAGCTCGGCACCGGGCCGCTGTACTCGTTCTACACGCCGTACCACCTGTGCCACTTCGAGGTCCCCCTCACGGTGGCCCGTGCGGTGCTGTTCGCCGACGCCACGATCGTCCCCGGTGACGAGGTGAAGGTCGAGGTCGTCACCACGGCCAAGACCGACCTCGCCGCGGGCCGGGAGATCGACCGCCTCGGCGGGTACGACACCTACGGCGTGGCCGAGACCTACGCGGCGACCAAGGCGCAGAACCTGCTGCCGATGGGTGTCGCCGAGGGCTGCGTCCTCAAGAACGACGTGAAGAAGGACCAGGTCCTGACCTACGACGACGTGATCCTGCCGGAAGGCCGTCTCATCGACGCCCTCCGCGCGGAACAGGCCGCCCTGCTCGGGAGCTGA
- a CDS encoding glycosyltransferase, with protein MGALTVMSFAGHVMYPLYLLASERIAPRSPYRPKPGEADWTWDDVDVLIPAFGESSILAETVPQLLGEGVPLDRITIVVDEDEKTRAVAEELGCRVDWSAQRAGKAAAVNRGIENSKADIVVLLDANAFVPGEGLRALIDRVATDLHLASGVRKESGAQDEGLYWRYENWIKQTEAGRGGSLALVGEAVALRRESFRPIPRSVLNDDLFLAFDFARRGLNVGVVPECVAVEDSAPRNDQLERRVRIMSGQLRLFWGFRRSFVSGDDKFLHFAMHKGWRSTLGPAAQLTLTAACLARPRSRFSQAFLLAEAVSVAAYLKGDKLQGRAAAPLRVLGQAVGMPPVIFALSIPRALGRSRSGAWKKRSR; from the coding sequence GTGGGAGCACTCACCGTCATGTCCTTCGCGGGGCACGTGATGTACCCGCTGTACCTGCTGGCCAGCGAGCGCATCGCGCCGCGCAGTCCGTACCGTCCGAAGCCCGGTGAGGCCGACTGGACGTGGGACGACGTCGACGTCCTCATCCCGGCGTTCGGTGAGTCGAGCATCCTCGCCGAGACCGTCCCGCAGCTGCTGGGCGAGGGCGTGCCGCTGGACCGCATCACCATCGTCGTGGACGAGGACGAGAAGACCCGCGCCGTCGCCGAGGAACTCGGCTGCCGGGTCGACTGGTCCGCGCAGCGTGCCGGCAAGGCCGCCGCGGTCAACCGCGGCATCGAGAACTCCAAGGCTGACATCGTCGTCCTGCTCGACGCGAACGCCTTCGTGCCGGGGGAGGGGCTGCGCGCGCTCATCGACCGCGTCGCCACCGACCTGCACCTCGCGTCCGGGGTCCGCAAGGAGTCCGGCGCCCAGGACGAGGGTCTGTACTGGCGCTACGAGAACTGGATCAAGCAGACCGAGGCCGGTCGCGGTGGGTCCCTCGCGCTCGTGGGTGAGGCCGTGGCGCTGCGCCGGGAGTCCTTCCGGCCCATCCCGAGGTCCGTCCTCAACGACGACCTCTTCCTCGCCTTCGACTTCGCCCGTCGTGGGCTGAACGTCGGCGTGGTGCCGGAGTGCGTGGCCGTCGAGGACTCCGCCCCGCGCAACGACCAGCTCGAGCGCCGCGTGCGCATCATGAGCGGGCAGCTGCGGCTGTTCTGGGGTTTCCGCCGCTCGTTCGTGTCGGGAGACGACAAGTTCCTGCACTTCGCGATGCACAAGGGCTGGCGTTCCACGCTGGGCCCTGCCGCGCAGCTCACGCTGACCGCGGCCTGCCTGGCCCGGCCCCGGAGCCGGTTCAGCCAGGCGTTCCTGCTCGCCGAGGCCGTCTCGGTCGCGGCCTACCTCAAGGGCGACAAGCTCCAGGGCAGGGCGGCGGCTCCGTTGCGGGTCCTCGGTCAGGCCGTCGGCATGCCGCCGGTCATCTTCGCCCTGTCCATCCCGCGGGCGCTCGGCCGGTCGCGCAGCGGAGCCTGGAAGAAGCGCAGCAGGTGA
- a CDS encoding glucose-1-phosphate cytidylyltransferase: protein MTETASTSQTPVSEIPVVILCGGMGTRLREASEKLPKPLVDIGGRPILWHIMKLYSSYGFRKFVLCLGYKSDMIKRYFLDYRLNAGDFTLNLSTQDDPTFHTNGVQEDWEITFVETGLTTATAARIKRVEQHLTADKFVLTYGDGLGDVDIAKTLRDHEAGGRLATVTAVHPSSRYGEMHVTGDTVSEFNEKPTLADGWVNGGFFVFDRAFADKYLEDDPDMMLEQKPLQTVARDGQLTVSQHEGYWLGMDTFREWTEFNKLWDSGKAPWKTWED from the coding sequence ATGACCGAAACCGCCAGCACGTCGCAGACGCCCGTGTCCGAGATCCCCGTCGTCATCCTCTGCGGTGGCATGGGCACCCGACTGCGCGAGGCCAGCGAGAAGCTGCCGAAGCCGCTGGTGGACATCGGCGGTCGCCCGATCCTCTGGCACATCATGAAGCTCTACAGCTCCTACGGCTTCCGCAAGTTCGTCCTGTGCCTGGGCTACAAGAGCGACATGATCAAGCGCTACTTCCTCGACTACCGGCTCAACGCCGGCGACTTCACGCTGAACCTGTCCACCCAGGACGACCCGACCTTCCACACCAACGGTGTGCAGGAGGACTGGGAGATCACCTTCGTCGAGACCGGTCTGACCACCGCGACGGCCGCCCGCATCAAGCGCGTCGAGCAGCACCTGACCGCCGACAAGTTCGTCCTCACCTACGGCGACGGGCTCGGCGACGTCGACATCGCCAAGACCCTGCGCGACCACGAGGCCGGCGGCCGCCTGGCCACCGTCACCGCGGTGCACCCGAGCTCCCGCTACGGCGAGATGCACGTCACCGGCGACACCGTCAGCGAGTTCAACGAGAAGCCGACGCTGGCCGACGGCTGGGTCAACGGCGGGTTCTTCGTCTTCGACCGCGCGTTCGCGGACAAGTACCTCGAGGACGACCCGGACATGATGCTCGAGCAGAAGCCGCTGCAGACCGTCGCCCGCGACGGCCAGCTGACGGTCTCCCAGCACGAGGGCTACTGGCTGGGCATGGACACCTTCCGGGAGTGGACCGAGTTCAACAAGCTCTGGGACTCCGGCAAGGCGCCGTGGAAGACCTGGGAAGACTGA
- a CDS encoding Rossmann-like and DUF2520 domain-containing protein — protein MNSAGRLDVAVVGAGRVGPVLGAALRAAGHRITGVSARTRANAERVEALLPDVPWIEPGDAFAADLVLFAVPDDVLGPLVSRLARNVRAGQLVVHTSGLHGTGVLGPAAANGALPLALHPAMTFTGTSLDLQRLLGAAVAVTSSAVLAPVADALVREWGASPVAVADAERALYHAALAHGSNHLVTLVAQALDAARAAVGDNAERVLRPLLQAALENVLAHGDEALTGPVARGDAGTVATHLRVLTDHDPRTAATYVQLAGVATDRAQASGRLTAALAEAVRTQLHRTGEP, from the coding sequence GTGAACTCCGCAGGCAGGCTCGACGTCGCCGTGGTCGGCGCAGGCCGGGTCGGGCCCGTCCTGGGGGCCGCGTTGCGGGCCGCGGGACACCGGATCACCGGCGTCTCCGCGCGGACCCGGGCGAACGCCGAACGCGTCGAGGCCCTGCTGCCCGACGTCCCCTGGATCGAACCGGGCGACGCGTTCGCGGCCGACCTGGTCCTGTTCGCCGTGCCCGACGACGTCCTCGGACCGCTCGTCAGCCGCCTCGCCCGCAACGTCCGGGCCGGTCAGCTCGTCGTGCACACCAGCGGTCTGCACGGCACCGGGGTCCTCGGCCCCGCCGCCGCGAACGGGGCGCTCCCGCTCGCGCTGCACCCCGCCATGACCTTCACCGGGACCTCGCTGGACCTGCAACGCCTCCTCGGGGCGGCCGTGGCGGTCACCAGCTCCGCCGTCCTCGCGCCCGTCGCCGACGCCCTCGTCCGCGAGTGGGGCGCGTCCCCCGTCGCGGTCGCCGACGCGGAACGCGCGCTCTACCACGCCGCCCTGGCCCACGGGTCGAACCACCTGGTCACCCTCGTCGCGCAGGCCCTGGACGCGGCCCGCGCCGCGGTGGGGGACAACGCCGAACGGGTCCTGCGCCCCTTGCTGCAGGCCGCCCTCGAGAACGTGCTCGCCCACGGCGACGAGGCCCTCACCGGACCGGTCGCCCGGGGCGACGCGGGGACCGTCGCGACCCACCTGCGGGTCCTCACCGACCACGACCCGCGGACCGCGGCCACCTACGTCCAGCTGGCGGGGGTCGCGACCGACCGGGCGCAGGCGTCGGGCAGGCTGACCGCCGCGCTCGCCGAGGCCGTGCGCACGCAACTGCACCGAACTGGAGAACCGTGA
- a CDS encoding NAD-dependent epimerase/dehydratase family protein, whose product MKIVVTGTEGYLGALLAPTLLESGHSVLGIDTGYYKQGWLYNGVTASVETLAKDIRHVTVEDLAGADAVVHMAELSNDPLGELIPDVTYVVNHKGSVRLAEIAKQAGVQRFVYMSSCSVYGVAEDTVDETSAVNPQTAYAECKALVERDVAPLADDDFSPVFMRNATAYGASPRQRFDIVLNNLAGLAYTTGKIAMTSDGSPWRPLVHGLDIAKSIRAVLDAPREAIHNQIFNVGDSEQVYRVREIAEAVGRALPEAEITFGASNNGDNRSYKVNFDKIHSTLEGFSCDWNADKGAQQLIDVFRAIDLDEETFKGKGHTRLKQLEHLIRTEQLDKELFWRTQPVSGITR is encoded by the coding sequence GTGAAGATCGTCGTCACCGGGACCGAGGGTTACCTCGGCGCCCTGCTCGCCCCCACCCTGCTCGAGTCCGGCCACTCGGTGCTCGGCATCGACACCGGCTACTACAAGCAGGGCTGGCTCTACAACGGCGTCACCGCCTCGGTCGAGACCCTGGCCAAGGACATCCGCCACGTCACCGTCGAGGACCTCGCGGGCGCCGACGCCGTCGTGCACATGGCGGAGCTGTCCAACGACCCCCTCGGTGAGCTGATCCCCGACGTCACCTACGTGGTGAACCACAAGGGTTCGGTCCGCCTCGCCGAGATCGCCAAGCAGGCGGGGGTGCAGCGCTTCGTCTACATGTCGAGCTGCTCCGTCTACGGCGTGGCCGAGGACACCGTCGACGAGACCTCCGCGGTCAACCCGCAGACGGCCTACGCCGAGTGCAAGGCCCTCGTCGAACGCGACGTCGCGCCGCTGGCCGACGACGACTTCTCGCCGGTGTTCATGCGCAACGCGACCGCCTACGGCGCCTCGCCCCGGCAGCGCTTCGACATCGTGCTGAACAACCTCGCCGGCCTCGCCTACACCACCGGCAAGATCGCCATGACCTCCGACGGTTCGCCCTGGCGTCCGCTGGTCCACGGCCTCGACATCGCCAAGTCGATCCGCGCGGTGCTCGACGCCCCGCGCGAGGCGATCCACAACCAGATCTTCAACGTGGGCGACTCCGAGCAGGTCTACCGGGTCCGCGAGATCGCCGAGGCCGTCGGCCGCGCGCTGCCCGAGGCCGAGATCACCTTCGGCGCCAGCAACAACGGCGACAACCGCAGCTACAAGGTGAACTTCGACAAGATCCACTCGACCCTCGAGGGCTTCTCCTGCGACTGGAACGCCGACAAGGGCGCCCAGCAGCTCATCGACGTCTTCCGGGCCATCGACCTGGACGAGGAGACGTTCAAGGGCAAGGGGCACACCCGCCTCAAGCAGCTCGAGCACCTCATCCGCACCGAGCAGCTGGACAAGGAACTCTTCTGGCGCACGCAGCCGGTCTCGGGGATCACCCGGTGA
- a CDS encoding glycosyltransferase — protein MSSPRTAWVVAKQLPASTDSGGRQRIRAVIDVYAQVFGEVHVVGFDTWPGWREVLPAHVKVHEVAAPRPTPAAVLKGSLFAGKWFSRRIHDLLAIGVRSGDVVHVDFPQMAVNVPTDVRIDVLDLHNVESDLIARRLRTEKPLAASVLAPEVARFARFEFATARRAEHVTACSRRDQEVLAARGIASTFVPNGVTSAQHVPTLPPGARTALFVGALDYGPNKAALRWFLDEVWPKVLAGVPQARFLAVGRGLSAAHPRPAGEPDGVEFHSDVDSVDPFYERADVCVVPLLSGGGTKIKLVEALSRGRAVVTTSLGLEGLEEHRAVLRVADGADAFAAALVELFTDPEQAAKLGAAAADVAQSFSWETAMTPLRDVLSALRGV, from the coding sequence GTGAGTTCTCCCCGCACGGCCTGGGTGGTCGCCAAGCAGCTCCCCGCGAGCACGGACTCCGGTGGGCGCCAGCGCATCCGGGCCGTGATCGACGTGTACGCGCAGGTGTTCGGCGAGGTCCACGTGGTGGGTTTCGACACCTGGCCCGGGTGGCGCGAGGTGCTGCCGGCGCACGTGAAGGTCCACGAGGTCGCGGCCCCACGTCCCACACCCGCCGCGGTCCTGAAGGGCTCGCTGTTCGCGGGGAAGTGGTTCTCGCGCCGGATCCACGACCTGCTCGCGATCGGCGTCCGCTCCGGCGACGTCGTGCACGTCGACTTCCCGCAGATGGCGGTCAACGTGCCGACCGACGTGCGCATCGACGTCCTCGACCTGCACAACGTCGAGTCCGACCTCATCGCCCGCAGGTTGCGCACCGAGAAGCCGCTCGCGGCCAGCGTGCTCGCCCCCGAGGTGGCGCGGTTCGCCCGGTTCGAGTTCGCGACGGCCCGCCGCGCCGAGCACGTCACGGCCTGCAGCCGACGGGACCAGGAGGTCCTCGCCGCCCGCGGGATCGCCAGCACCTTCGTGCCCAACGGCGTCACCAGTGCGCAGCACGTGCCGACGCTCCCGCCGGGTGCGCGGACGGCGCTGTTCGTCGGTGCCCTCGACTACGGCCCCAACAAGGCCGCGCTGCGCTGGTTCCTCGACGAGGTCTGGCCGAAGGTCCTGGCCGGCGTCCCCCAGGCGCGGTTCCTCGCCGTGGGTCGCGGTCTGAGCGCCGCGCACCCGCGTCCGGCCGGCGAGCCGGACGGGGTGGAGTTCCACTCCGACGTCGACTCCGTCGACCCGTTCTACGAGCGGGCCGACGTGTGCGTCGTGCCGCTGCTCTCGGGGGGCGGTACGAAGATCAAACTCGTCGAGGCGCTGTCCCGCGGCCGGGCCGTCGTCACCACCAGCCTGGGCCTGGAGGGGCTGGAGGAACACCGTGCGGTGCTCCGCGTGGCCGACGGCGCGGACGCGTTCGCCGCGGCCCTGGTCGAGTTGTTCACCGATCCGGAGCAGGCGGCCAAGCTCGGCGCGGCCGCTGCCGACGTGGCGCAGTCGTTCTCGTGGGAGACCGCGATGACTCCTCTGCGTGATGTGTTGTCTGCTCTTCGTGGTGTTTGA